The Zea mays cultivar B73 chromosome 7, Zm-B73-REFERENCE-NAM-5.0, whole genome shotgun sequence DNA segment ATTGATACAACATCTTCTTGAATAAAGCAGTTGGCTAGTGATTTAAGACAATGTAAAGTTTATTCCAAGGTTCCAGGCCAGACTGTGTATTATCAAGTGTCGAAAATAACCCAACATGTTTAAAATTGACTCACAAACCAATGCCTGTTTAAAATCCATAAGTGATGTTTCTGTTGTCATTGGTGTACAATCAGGCACTGGCTGATCCATATTTTAAAGGTCTTGCAGAAGTAGAGAGAGAACCATCATGCCAGCCAATAACAAAAGTGGAGTTCGAGTTTGAGCGAACAAAGGTGACCAAAGAGGGTGTCAAGGAACTTATACTGAGGGAGATACTGGAGAATCACATGAATGGAACTGAGAAAACAAACTTTATATATCCTAGGTATTTGTTTGCCAGTGATAAAAATGGAGCTTAAAAAGGCCATGTGTAGAACTGCTATCATTTCGCCTCTACGCCTATTTTTTTATCTAGACTATGGCCACAACTATAGGAACATTCATGGAATGAAATGATCTGCTACACCGGCACCTATCTTTTAAACTGAAAATAGGAGAGGCCTACACTTTGACAGATTATAATAGTCAAAACATCAATGACAGAGAAACAATCATCTGGTCATTATTATGGCATATTTTAAACATTGTGTAAAACATGGGCAATTATATGATCCTTCACTTCAAACTGTAATGAAATGATCTGCCACACCAGCAACTTATTCACACTAAATGCTAAGTTGAAATAGTGTAGTTTAACTAACACTGATACAACATTACACAAACTTACAGTGATGACACCTTATTCACATAGTTGTACGTAAACATCTAGCAATAAAATCAAGAAACAGGAAGCAATAAGCAAATTGCATGTATTCACACTCATATGTGCCACCTTTTTGCTTCTACGCAGCCAtactcaatacatttcagccacaaTCTACAAAGCGACCTCTCCTATTTACATGGTAGAATAATTCCTACAGCTGTGACAAAAAGGAACTAAACTCTTTATATTTTATCTTCCCTGCTGTGTTGTGACTGGCAGTTTGAAGTTAAAACTGTCTTTGTTTTTGAAGTTAAAACTCTCTCCAGTATAGATAAAAAAGGCCACGTATAGAAATGCTACCATTTCGGCTCTACACCTAATTTTTTTATCTAGACTGTGGCCACAACTATAGGAACAGTCATGGAATGAAATGACCTACCACACCAACACCTATCCTTTTTTTCGAAAACGCAGGAGAGCTGTAATGAAAATAGAATAGGAACTAAAAATAGGAAACCAATTTCAAACTGTAATGAAATGATCCATAATGAAATGATCTTCCACACCAGCAATTTATTCAAACCAAAAAGAACTAAACCACTGTAATGTATGTGCGAAAACCAGATTTCTAGGGATTAGGGAGAGGAGAGTGTCTTAGACTGTAGTTATATGGAAGATGATCATAGGTGCGGCTGTAAGGCAAGTGAAGAACAAACTTTAGAACAAAAATAATAGAAGAACAACCACAAGCCAATAATTAACGAACCCACACCACAGTTCCAAACAGAACAACCAATTTTACAGAAAAACCAAGATTGAGAGCTCTCTCTTTATCTCTCAAGCACAACTATGAAGGAAATGAAACATTGTAGTACCAGAACAAAGTTTACCTTGAGTGTAATTCCAGGGCCAAACCAGACGTCACCAGAAACCTTCAAGCTATCAAGCTCGGCTGTGCTGCGAATGGACTTGAATCACACAAGGAAATTGGCAACCTGTATTAGGGAAAATTTCATCGGTGCTTGTTGTGATCTGACACCAGTTGATAGGAGTGACAGTTTTTACTAATCAATGGTTTCATTAGGAATATTGAGGCTATTTctcttttcttcctaagaaataaacAAAAACAACTATACAATTATACTTGCAGAGGGAAACACATCAGGCATTTATTTTATTCATAATGGGAAGTAACATGTACAAGGTTTAGGACGAACCGCAACAACTGATGCAGCTAGACAAGGGCGTTCTCGTGGATCCTTGTTGTATATATGGGGGCAAAGTACCAAATCAAAGGACACAAGAAACACAATCGTTGTAAGATGGTTGAACTGGGTCTCAGGCAGTATGAGAACTTGATTATGTTAGTGTCATTTGAAACTGTTTTCAGAAACCATATATCTACAACACTTGTTATGTAGAACAGTTAGACCATGGCCACTCCTCCACCCAATCCTCCGCATGTACTTCATCTTCTTGTGCAGTGCAGGGATGTTCAGTTTTAGATCTGTACGTGTTCAACCACGGTAAGGCTACAATGGTAAAAACAAATGTATATCTAAAGGATTCAACCACATTTCTGAATTAACAAAAGATTTTAAAAAGAAAAATAATCTACCTGATAGGTTTTGTAAAGATTATTGTAGCTCCCAGTAACTCATCACTGCTTCCAATGCATGAACACGTACATGCTAGAGTTATTCCTTGAATAAGTAAAGGAGCAATACATAATGCATCTATAGTAAAAAAAAGGTAATGTATTTTTATGTATGGAATCCTAGATAAGGATAATTCTACTCCTAGTTTACTTGCTTCCAGGATATGTTTGAGTTCATCTATGGAAATGGTAATTCTACTCCTAGTCTCATCAAAGCAAAAACAATGGATAAAACAAAGAAGAGGAACATGGGGGCTGGCACACCATGAGACAGGGGAGTCAGTTTAGCTAAACATAAAAATGGAAAAGTGTGACCACAACTGATTGACCTTCCCTGAAGAAGAGGAACAACAGATTCAGACCATAAACTGAATGAGATTCAGCAGGCAAACCATGCATCAATCAAATTAGGTGTCTATGTTAGAGATAAACACTTGGAGAAACATGGACTGAATGAGCCCATAAAAATCAGataatgtcttggagaaccatgtAGCAAAATTTAGCCCCGAAAATAACCAAAAAACGAATTTCCTGGTTGATTTTGGGATAAAAAGATAGGTCTCTATTTTATCAATTACTCCATTCTAAAATTTGTTGGTTTAGTTTTGTTCTAAATAAAAGTTCTTTAATTGCACCTATATGATGGTGATGATAGTTGGGTGGGTTTTGCAAAGAGAACACATCAAGCAGAGGGACACGCGAGGCCAATACCTATAATTGCGCCTAACATGGGCCTTCTCTTCTTGCACGTTGTTGTCCTCTCGCCGTTGGCCTTCTCTTTTTGACACCGGTCAATACCTATACTGATTTGACAAGTGAAAGAGGAAGCTCACCTAGCCCAAACTTCATGCATATTAGCAGCTCCACTATGCATATAGCTAGAGAGAGCCAACAGAAACGGATGTATGAGCCTCCAAACTTCATAAGACATCACTGACAGGGTATGTGAATCTAGGACAGAAACAATGGCAATGCGATTCAATGCAACTTTAACACTTGCATTCTCCACCATGATGTGGTCAAGCATGCCTGTAGAACAGATTATTTTTACCATTAGCCAGAGAAACTACACTCATTAACaaaagaaaaataataaaattatAGCAAGGCAGGAATATAGGCTACCACGTGTAGCTCTTGCAGGCTGTAGTTTGCTTAGCTCACGTGACAGTGTGGTCACCATAACGTCCATTTGTGCAGTGGCATCTGATTTGACGGATGTCCGAATGTTAGGAACAACTTAAACCCATATTTTTTTTAAAAGCAAAGCTGAAATTTTACTCATTAGCAACTTGGGATATTCCTAAGAATCTCATTTATTATGTGATATGCTCATTGCACaacttttttaaaaaataaattagcggtttgaagcatcacaaacaaatTTGTGTAAAAACAATAGAACTGAAATTTCTATATTCAGTAAAATGGGCTATTTCTAGTAATCTCATTATTACACACATATGCTAGTATCAAAGTTTCTTACCAGTTGGATCATGTACTAAATAACACTCACACGAATAACACTCCAGTAGCATCTTGAATCCATGTCAACGGTTGCTGGTATCACAACTCCAAATGAGGTTTGGATATTTGAATATTTGAAACACACATCAAAACCAAACGCAAAAATGGATGTAGGGGGAAATGGAGAGCagactgcagtactatataacttTGGATTAACCTTCAAATGATATCTTCAAGGATATGGGTGTGTCAAGAAGGTATTGAAGCTGCTCTGTCCTGGTGGTAAGAAAAGAGGAAATCACTAACCACAAATCCACCAATTAAAGGTAGTGCGTTTCAAAATGAGTGAGCCTTTGTGGTATTCTCTGAGACATAAAATGATCGAACATGGAATTGTTGCTGGGACTTATGCAGCACTAACTATTTTGCAACATAGTGGATAGGAAGACCCATCCTGTTTGATGTGTTTGTTTCCAGAGGAACAAACAATCTGAAGAGTTAAAATGGTAAATGGCTACACAATTTATTGTACAAGAGAGAGAAATAAAATATTTAACAAAATGGTGAACCACCAACATGAGAGATGTCATAACTAATAATATCTGAAAGCATCAACAAGAAGTAACATATGCGTGTACATAAAAAGGAAGCAAAAAAAGAATGCAATACCTTCGATCTGGATTGATCTTTTTAGGACAACGGTTTTAGTTATTATAACTTTTATGACCGCATTTCCTGTCCACACCCTGTCTCTAGGAGGGCTCCAAGAACAATGCAATGTCTAGGTATTAAAGACACAGaggcatttgttcctacaattccATAAGGTCTAAGTGGGTAAGCAATACAACGGTCAGACCAACCTCAAATTGCATAATACCAAATTTTACAATATTGACATGTTTTGTTCATTTCTTTTTTATTGCTAAAATGATATACTATCATCCCCTTCTTTTTGAAACGCACTACCTTTAATTGTATATGCGTAAAATGGACTATTGCCCAAAAAATGTTATCAAAATTAATGCCAGTATCGGATCCATTGTCATCTTTCAAATCTCCAAACACATTGGAAATTTCTTCTCCAAATTCAAATGATGCCAAATACTGCATGGTTAACAACGCACGGACACCctgcacgggcacatacctagatCTTTTTTTGCATTGTCTTCAACTTAGCTGGAGTAAGCTAGAAAGATCCCTTTGTGCTCACTACAACCAAGCACCGTTCAGCTTAGCACAAAATAAGAACAGAAGCATAGAAAGGAAATAATTATAAAATCATTTGACTCACGAAGCTAGAAGGTGCTGAAGTACATGTTAGCCGGCGGCGGCACCCTACCTGCAGATCTACATGTTCGAAAACCAGGGCCTTGTTTTGGATGTCCAGAATGAACCCTTGACCTTGCAAATCTGCTTGATCCGTTTTTTAAATCAAATGGAGAAGATTAACCGTCGGCAACCCAGTTCAACAAACCAATCGCAAGTACATAATCGTGCAATCTAGTCGCCTAACCCACCCTGGTCACACCTTTGTTCGGGTCGTGCCCCGCAAAATGGAATCTGATGATAAACATGTAAAAGCGCAGCTCGATGGCATTCGCTGCATCACGCTGAGCCTGCTTCGAAATAGACCTGTCTCCTGATACACCCTGGTGCAGCTATCTAAGCAGCCCTAGTTCGTCTTCGCCTTGGGGACTTCTTGCCGCCCTGCCGCTTCGGGATGGAGTTCTTCATGCCCAGAAAGAAGAGCAGAGCTCCGATCAGCGCCAAATCTTGGGTGAACTTCGCAAAGAGGCCTGCAAATTCTGCCTTCTCCATATCGTAGTTGTAGAAGTCATGGATGATAGGAGTGATCAAAGCAAGGTACAGCAGTAGGAGATAAGCACCGAGAGAGCTGCTCAAAATAAAAAGGAGGCTTCCAAGACCCTTAAGACCAATTGTAGCAGCAATCACATGCTTCAACTCAATGTGTGGCACAGCTACTCCCAGATGAGCAGAGACATTTTTGATAAACACGTTGAATTTGGGTTGAATGGCCTTAGATGTTGGTCCACCATTAGCACCGAATTCATTCAACTCCTGGTAGGCGGAGAGGAGGAAAGCGGCGACGAAGAGCACCCTCCCGACGAAGGACACGGACCCCATTTCGGCAACGGTGGTGGCGGCGAGGCTACTACCAGGCGGGGGAGAGGTGCGGCAAGCGTCGCGGCGATGGGGACCTGGCCTGTGCCTATGGAGCTCTCTCGGATGGTGGGATCGAGACGGCCGGGGCTTGATCCATTTGGATCTGCTTTTTGTTGGATCTAAAAATAATGTTGAAGTCGATGGTTTACTAcatgaacacctcaatcggaggtGTGAGGTGTGGCCCAAGGGCCTGAGTATTACCGCCTCTTTGAGATCCGGCTCGTCGCGGATGGCAGTCGACCAATGACATGCTTACCTCGCTGCTTGCGCGATGactcgaggtcgaggctgagcacGAAGACGAACATCTCGCTGACCAGAACTCCAGGACCAGAACTTCAGGAGCATGAGGAGCGTGAAGACGACAACCTGGGAGCTGGGCATCGCACCACCTCCTTCAGCATGAACCTCGCGGCTCCGATCTTCTCGGCCACTACTTACGAGCATCCTGGGCTTCCCCAGGACGGCGCCCACGGCGGAAAAGTCGGGGGAGGTCGTCGACGCCGCCACGGCCGCGGTTGCGACGGGGGCGGTGAGGCGCAAGCGCTCGGCGTGGGCATGGGGATGTGCGCAGAGCGAGAGGCGGAGGGAGGAGAACGTGGGACGGTGGTGGAGACGACGGAAGCAGTTGCCAGGGAGAAGATGTGAACGCAAAAATCGACAACAATGGGCCACACCAACTGTTGGGCCGCACAAACTGGGCTGCATAAACCGCGACGATGCTATGGGTTTTTTTATTAGTGCCATATCGGCCACGGAGAGCGTAGAAACATGGCTTATAAGCGTTAGTGTGTGTTGTCTGTTGCTCATACTAAAAGTGTTAGTGTGTTGTCTATTACTTAGATTTTTGGGCGGCGCGGGACTGTCTGTCGATGGCAGAACGGGTCGGTGGCAGAACAGTcagaggcagactactattgcttacttaataagtagtagagatttagaTTTAAGCGAGAGGCCGTTTGGATCCCTTCGTTTTGAACAAAATTgaaatttacttaatatattttgCACAATGTTAAGTATTTGTACAACAACTAGATAAATGCAAATGCAACAACTGGTAAGTAGTGTAAATCACGAATGATAAGAAATGACCCAAGATATATCCTCGAGGTTCGGTTACTTG contains these protein-coding regions:
- the LOC103631884 gene encoding uncharacterized protein codes for the protein MGSVSFVGRVLFVAAFLLSAYQELNEFGANGGPTSKAIQPKFNVFIKNVSAHLGVAVPHIELKHVIAATIGLKGLGSLLFILSSSLGAYLLLLYLALITPIIHDFYNYDMEKAEFAGLFAKFTQDLALIGALLFFLGMKNSIPKRQGGKKSPRRRRTRAA